One genomic segment of Methanothermococcus okinawensis IH1 includes these proteins:
- the dcd gene encoding dCTP deaminase, with amino-acid sequence MILSDRDILEYVESGKLFIEPFNMDFVGPCSYDVTLGDEFIVYNDEVYDLKEKLNHEKFKIKNSIMVCPLYHKLDDDIIDYYKETYKVDTVVDGGLLGTTNEYIKLSNDVCAQYQGRSSFGRVFLQSHQTAGWIDAGFMGKITLEIVAYDKPVILYKNQRIGQLIFTKTLSPANVGYCDRVSSKYGGQDSVMPSLICKELNALKK; translated from the coding sequence ATGATATTGAGTGATAGAGATATTCTTGAATATGTAGAATCGGGTAAATTATTTATTGAACCATTTAATATGGATTTTGTTGGGCCGTGTTCTTATGATGTTACACTTGGAGATGAGTTTATCGTATATAACGATGAGGTTTATGATTTAAAGGAAAAGCTTAACCACGAAAAATTTAAAATAAAAAATTCAATAATGGTATGTCCACTATATCATAAATTAGATGATGATATAATAGATTATTATAAGGAAACATATAAAGTAGATACTGTGGTTGATGGAGGATTACTTGGAACTACAAATGAATATATAAAATTATCAAATGATGTATGTGCTCAGTATCAGGGTAGGAGTTCCTTTGGAAGGGTATTTTTACAATCTCATCAAACAGCAGGATGGATTGATGCCGGATTTATGGGGAAAATTACATTGGAGATTGTGGCTTATGATAAACCAGTAATACTCTATAAAAATCAAAGGATTGGACAGTTGATATTTACCAAAACACTTAGTCCTGCAAATGTAGGTTACTGTGATAGGGTGAGCTCTAAATATG